Genomic window (Microbacterium oxydans):
ACCGCGTGGCGGGAACGACGAAGGGGCGGATGCCGCAGCATCCGCCCCTTCGTGCAGAACTCAGGAGGCGAGGACCTCGTCGAGCAGTGCGCCCGCCTTGTCCTCGTCCGTCTTCTCCGCGAGCGCGAGCTCGGAGATGAGGATCTGACGAGCCTTCGCCAGCATCCGCTTCTCACCGGCGGAGAGTCCGCGGTCCTGGTCACGGCGCCACAGGTCGCGCACGACCTCGCTCACCTTGATCACATCGCCCGAGGCGAGCTTCTCGAGGTTCGCCTTGTACCGGCGGGACCAGTTCGTGGGCTCTTCCGTGAAGGGCGCACGCAGCACCTCGAAGACATGATCGAGGCCCTCTTTGCCGATGACGTCGCGAACGCCGACCAGGTCGACATTCTCGGCGGGCACCTCGATGATGAGGTCACCCTGGGTGACATT
Coding sequences:
- a CDS encoding CarD family transcriptional regulator, translated to MLFEVGETVVYPHHGAATIIEVKERIIKGEAKKYLKLNVTQGDLIIEVPAENVDLVGVRDVIGKEGLDHVFEVLRAPFTEEPTNWSRRYKANLEKLASGDVIKVSEVVRDLWRRDQDRGLSAGEKRMLAKARQILISELALAEKTDEDKAGALLDEVLAS